The sequence TGGTAGGCCACGTCCGCCTCCGGGCCGGCCCACGCCGCCCGTGCCGGGCCTCCCGCAGCCAGGACCAGTACCCCGGCCACCACCACACTTCGTACGGCACCACGGCGCACCGACACCACCTCCTCGCGCGAACGCTAGAGCGCACCGGGAGCAACCGGTCAGACCATCACACGAACGAGGGCGCGCCTGCCCCCATCTGCCCACGCACCTTCGAGCCGTACCGATCGCCGTCGATCGCCCGCCGGGACGCCGTCGCCGCGCCCCTCCGCCCCGCCGGGACGGCCGTGACCAGGGACGCGCCACGCGGCCGCTGACCGCCGCCCCGCCCGCCTATGCTGGCGAGGAATCGCCCGTACGAACGAACGAGGAGCCCCGCACATGATCACGGCCACCCGGACCGCCGTAGTCACCGGAGCGAGCAGCGGCATCGGCGCGGCCACCGCCCGGCAGCTCGCCGCCGCCGGCTACCACGTCGTCCTCACCGCCCGCCGCAAGGACCGCATCGAGGCCCTCGCCGCCGAGATCACCGCAGCGGGCCACTCCGCGACGGCCCAGGCCCTCGACGTCACCGACCGCGCGGCCGTCGACGCCTTCGCCGCCGCGCTCGACCGGTGTGACGTACTGGTCAACAACGCGGGCGGCGCCATCGGAGCCGAGCCCGTCGCCACCGGCGACCCCGCCGACTGGCGCACGATGTACGAGGTCAACGTCATCGGCACCCTCAACGTCACCCAGGCCCTGCTCCCGGCGCTCACCGCCTCCGGCGACGGCACGGTGGTCGTCCTGTCCTCCACCGCGGGCCACTCCACGTACGAGGGCGGGGCCGGCTACGTCGCCGCCAAGAACGGCGCCCGCGTCCTCGCCGAGACCCTGCGCCTGGAGATCGTCGGCCAGCCGGTCCGCGTCATCGAGATCGCCCCCGGCATGGTCAAGACCGAGGAGTTCGCCACCACGCGCTTCCGCGGCGACGCCGAGAAGGCGGCCAAGGTCTACGCGGGCGTCGCGGACCCCCTGTCCGCCGACGACGTGGCCGACACCATCACCTGGGCGGTGACCCGCCCCAGCCACGTCAACATCGACCTCCTGGTGGTCCGCCCCCGCGCCCAGGCCTCGAACACGAAGGTCCACCGCGACCTGTAACCACCACCCGGCCCTACGGGACCAGCCCGGC comes from Streptomyces sp. NBC_01408 and encodes:
- a CDS encoding SDR family NAD(P)-dependent oxidoreductase codes for the protein MITATRTAVVTGASSGIGAATARQLAAAGYHVVLTARRKDRIEALAAEITAAGHSATAQALDVTDRAAVDAFAAALDRCDVLVNNAGGAIGAEPVATGDPADWRTMYEVNVIGTLNVTQALLPALTASGDGTVVVLSSTAGHSTYEGGAGYVAAKNGARVLAETLRLEIVGQPVRVIEIAPGMVKTEEFATTRFRGDAEKAAKVYAGVADPLSADDVADTITWAVTRPSHVNIDLLVVRPRAQASNTKVHRDL